The Musa acuminata AAA Group cultivar baxijiao chromosome BXJ1-8, Cavendish_Baxijiao_AAA, whole genome shotgun sequence genomic sequence TTGATGCTATATTAGGCACTCACTCACCATGCATTGTCATTCAGTAATTTTTCTGTTTGTTTTTCAGGTTCAGTGCAGTCAAATGTATGTGATTCAATAGCACCATCTAAGAAGATATTTATGACTCGTCCTAAACTTTCTGTAGAAAAGCTCACAAAGGACCTATATTCCATTTTGCATGAAGAACAAGCTTCTAATCTGTCCAGATCCTCAGAAGATGATCTACTTTATGAAAGTGGAACTGCACTTGGATCTTTTGAGATCGGGTATGGAGGTGTACTCATTAAACATCCAAATTCAGAATCAGTAGACGAGGAATCAGAAGCTAGCTCATTTCCAGTAGATAAATCATACATTATGAATGAAGGTTATTCAGGTTTGTCATACTTTCGTGTAAATATTGAAAGCAAAGGCACAAGTCTTCTAAATTCTGGTACTGACACAATGAAATCTACAACAGAAATTGCCCAAGACAGTGCCAAAAGGTACTTTCTTGCTTGCAGAACAACAAGACAATGATATATGCTTATCTCTGAACAATGCATTTTAGGCTTGAATTAACTGGATTTTGAAATTTCATGCTTTGTCTGTCTTTGCCAGGGTTAAAATTTCGACTGAAAAGTTAAATATCCTGCAAGATAGAGTTTCTTCCCTAAGTTCTGCAGACTTGAATGTAAGAATGTGGTTCTTTATGTCTTTTAATGGGGTGCCTCAGAGGATGTTATGTCTCTTGTGACATTCTACACTGCTGAGATCTGATTGGACCATTTTACCTTTGTAGGTTATCATTAACTTTGAGAGTTTCATGAAATATCTGACACATGACGAACAGCAATTGTTGATGAAATATCTACCATCTATAGACAATGTCAAACCTCCTGAAAGGTCTGTTGAATTCATGCTTATGGCTTTATTATTTTAGTGAGGTAAAGTTGCTCTTCAGTTTTCATACCATCTTGTTATTGACGTGGCAGCCTCAAAAGCATGTTTACCAGTCCCCAGTTCTTGGAGACATTATCTTACTTCCAGCAACTGCTTCAAGAAGGAACTTTTGATCTCTCCATGTCCGGAGCAGATGCTGAACAGCGTAGGACTTTAAATAGGCTTGTGTCACTAAATTGTACAAAGTTTCAGTGGTTAGACCAGTATCAGAAAGTAAAGGTAAAACAAATTATCCATATGAGTACAAAGCTGCTGAGAATTTAGTATGACTCAAATATTTGAGTCTTAAAGACTGACATGGTTTGTTCTGACTGATATTTCACCTTAATTGCTGTAGGATGCACCCTCTAAGAAGATAAAAGGAGGAAATGGAATATCAAGCAGACAGAGACTTCCTGGTCTTTCCATTTCAGCATCCCTAAAAAGGCATCATGACAGGCAAAATCAGAGCTGTTCAGGTTTGGTTCTTTGATGTTTTTGCTGAAAAGAAAAACCATGTTGGAATGGTGAACATCATTTTGCTTATGCATTTTAGTCTCATACCTGGAGTATCTTCTGTTTGTACTTGGAAATTTTCACTTACATGATTAACTCTCTTAAAAAAGCTTTAGTTTATCAAACCGCTGGACAAATTACAGTTCTTTGCTAAGACTAGTTCGAGGCATATATGTATAAAAAAAGGGTCATGGTGAACTAAACAATGAACTTGTCTCTCTCAGTATAATTGATGGTTGTCCTCTCAATTTCAGAGATGAAAAGCACCATGAGAAGCCCTAAAAGAGTGTGCAGATCAGGGTGCACAAATCCTCCTTCAAGATGTTTTAGTCGGCCAAATTCTAGTTTAATTACCAGAGAAGCTGGTGACATGGGGGACTTTGTCGACCATGAAGGTGCATGCTTCAGCCCGAGAAGAATTTTTGCATCCCCTCCCGATAGGAGCTCCATGCAGTTCATTGCTGACAGTTCTGAAGGTGATGTGCTTCTGGATGTGCCTTCTGGTGTATCATTTCCTGAAGCAGAACTCTTGTACGATCCATGGGAACAGAAAACAAGCCAAATTGGTTCGCCAACAATGAGTGGAGTGGAAGCTTCTGTTCTCCCATCTTCGAGTTTCGCCAATAAATAGTCTTGAAAAGGCACTGATAACAGAGTAATGTGTAGCCAACTTGCTTACTTCCCTTTGGATATAACTGAAGGACCGGTGCCTGAATGATGAGTGTAACAGTCTTGCTCTTTCCCCCTTTGGGTATTACTGAAGTCTATGTTTTGGAGTATGCTGAGAACTGGCAATTGATTGACTTTTGTGCTGGCTTGGCCTTGTTTCTTTCTTGTATAGCTTGGCAAGATGGTTGTAACATAACTCGAGAGTAAAGGAGGAACATGTACAAACAGTAAAGGGGTGGAGTTGCAGAATTTATATGTATTGCCATTAAAATTCAGGAATGCACTGTGCTTTGCGGCTGTTGGATGCACACAAAGTCAGTAGCGTTGGCTTGTGCGATCTACTCTTCCAATGTTTCTTGAAGCGGTTGAGATTGGTTGGTGTATGTACACAGGTGGTTTCGTTCTTTGTTGTTTACAAGATAACGTTTTCTCTTGTGCCTATGTAGTAGCGCGTCTTTTAGTATGGGTCGAGTGTTTTTTTTTGACTCAGGCACCTTGAGAATCATTCATCCTGATCCTCCATCGTAGCGGGTCCTCTAGCACAGGTTGAGTTTTCTTGACTAGTGCCTCGAGTGTCATTCGCCTTGATTCAACGTCGTAGTGGGTCCTCTAGCGTAGGTTGAGTTTTGTTGACTCACGTGTCTCGGGTGTCATTCGCCTTGACCTTTCGCTGTAGTTGGTCTTCTAGCACGGATCGAGTTTTTTCGACTTATGCGTCTTGGGTGTAATTTGGTTTGGGCCTCTATCGTAGTGGGTCTTCTAGTGCGGGTCAAGTTTTTTCGACTTAAGTGACTCGGACGTTATTAACCCTAATCATTCACTTTGTCTTTTTTCTCTAGTGGAGTCCTCATCGGTCgaggtgttgaatcttagattttgatgatgaaatcaattggtaaattatttgatctaatctatatgatgagaaaagtgtataggattagctacgatagcaatcaaggcataaaacaaaacgaagtgtcggagtcaagatcgaaaatttgttgggagttcgagagttcgtcggaagtgtcGTCGGAATTGGTCGAGAAGtaaaggagcttgccaaagaagcttattggaactcgccaaaaagattatcatggagtccaagagcttgccgagactCCGTTGgaagattgtcgagagatcgtcggaagtccgctggaagatcacgggaagaaacctagacttaccggacttgctTTGttcagtgtatgccttaaaaatcaaagttagcacataattagggttaggattgagaggtaatcctactaactcagttaggggccaattgggcctaaaacaTGGCTAAGTTGGGTCGGATAGAAAGCCCACTTGGCCACTTAGAGCATTGCCAagcagtggcactgcctagggtgggcagtggaaccgcttgaggctcagcctctcaGGAGGTTTGGGTGGTGATATCACTAGTAGTTAAtgttgccaggcggtggtaccgctaaagcCCAGTCTCGAGACTTTGTCATGTAGTAGTactgctagattgggcggtggtaccgccagagcccagTCTTGAGACTTTGTCATGCGatagtaccgctagattgggcggtggtaccgtccaataatgacggtggtatcgccagtaccaaaAAACCGGGAACGTGACACTTTTTGACTTTAATTTTAAAGCCAATTGAgaactataaataccccttacttctcagTTGGTAAAGCACAAAGAAGTGATAAGAATTGACCCAAAATAATAGTGAAATAGCTTACAAAGGTTGAGAGTTCATCTCCATcgtttctaagtgtgaaagtatataaaaggagagtgagccatatgtgaaagttctataaagggatgattgatctttgcccttcaagaaagatTAATAGTGGAAAtcagtgacctcattggaggaggtgtcGGTAGTGGTTATAGgtcggacgaccgaaccactataaaattgacatgttctcttcttggtgcgTACTTTATTTTTGCTATATTCTACTTTACTTTATTccaaactgtccaatcccctcatctctactcacttacaaacttattcgagtcaaatgtcttttcaaaatggttttcatcgaactaagagtttcatcgcatgaagtttttcaaaattatttaaatttattattttatctactgcactaattcactcctcactcttagtgtcgttcttgatcataataattggtattagagtgagatcactctcattttggtttgaaacctaagagagatggagtTTGCCAGCAACCACGAGGGTaactcaatcacacgtccactCATATTCAATGGAACAgattacatttattggaaaactagaatgaggattttttctaatttctatggatttcgaattatggaatattatgaaaaacgactttcaaaagtcttatcttccaatgaacaattggaatgagttggagaagaagacattctttttaaatgccaaggctatgaatgccttattttatggtttagataaaaatgagttcgatcgagtgtttatttgtgaaacgactttcaatatttgatacacactcgaaatcactcacgaaggcactagtagagtaaaggattccaaaataaatcttttagtctatacttataaattgttccgaatgaaaccaagtgagaccattggagacatgtacacccgattttcggatgtcgtcaatggtctaaaggcacttggtaaaagattttctaactttgaactcgttaataaaatattgagatacattctaaaaagttgggaccctaaagtaacgatcattcaagaggtcaaagaattgaataattttcctctcgaagaacttatcgggtcgttaataacttatgagatgacttgtaatgctcatgaagagcttgagaataaccttccaaaaaaataggaaggatatgatactaagaattCATTAAGACTACTTAAaaggaagttcaagtgatgagaatTATGATAATGATTTAGCActattgacaagaaagtttaaaaaatttataaacataaaaaaatctaaaaatgatactaaaaataaaattaaactaaaaaaagaataagttatatactacgaatgcaagaagctgggacatttcaaaaacgaatatccccaagtgaagaagaaacaaccaaagaagaagaagacgctcaaagcaatgtgggatgattcgagcgattccgaagacgaagaacaaagTAACAAGGAAATCATCAACTACGCAATAATGGCTATCaaagatgaggtaagtggttcattagatgcaaatttatctttcaatgagcttttaagtatttttcatgatttgttcgatgaatgtagaataatgagcaaaaagtataattctttaaaaaatgagcatgtccttttacataataaatttgaaaaacttaagcatgataatccttcgttACCTCTACACATTAaatgtgaacacttagaggcacttgagaaggaaaacttattactcaaagaaactctagaaaagtttaagattggtagcaagtttttgaacatgatccttaccactaagggtcacgttcataaaagaggtagaatcggatttgtgagtagcacttaccaaaatccaatcactttTGTTAAAGAccttaccttgcatgtatcaccccgcatcaaatgtaacttttgttacaaactcagACATATTGtttataaatatccatttaagagatatagtttacataagttaatttgggttcctaaaggaaccttaaatgacctaatgcaaaatgataagtttggtagatctatttatgaggaacccaaggttaaatgagtacctaaaagaaaacctaatttcttgtagatatgtttacaatcacaagctaggagcaaaaatgatattttgatagtggatgctcaagcttATCACTGaagatccaaaatacttcataaagctctttagccaaaataataaaggaaatatcattagaattagaactatcggtaacaaaataattttaaataaagatGCTTTATATTCATTGAAATCATGCATAATGATTTAACGATATAATTTAAAAtcctatgttttgaaattatgtgctACACATTTGATcttgaagatttttttttgttttcaatttttaAACGATAATACATGTTTTATTTTgcataaaagataaaggcatgctcgtataaaataaatcacataaattgaaacacaaaaaaaggagaatgcattattcttgaaaatgtctatATTCCTAAAATCTTATCAAATTTTCAGTGAATCTATTTATGCcactttgaatctcttgaaagtgacttcGATGATTTaaagatttgaatttaaataagttttatcctaatcatgatcttgacattttgatatttgatacttgagtttTTGATAAACCCTTCAATTAAAAATGGTTTATGTAGTGTCTTTCGGTattaaataatgatgcatgatttttttatgaaatacTAGAGCATACTTAGCTATCCTTAATCTTATAGGAAATTATCTACATTGCTACCATTAGGTTTTTCAAAAGGAGGGGGTGATGATAACTTTGGATTTGTTGAGATGATATGTCGCTATTTACAACTTGAGATGTACCCTACataaaataatcttcttattttttaaagatattcttcaatacaaatcttgattctttcaccttATTTCTTTTTAAGCTCTTCACAAAACTCTTCTCCCATGATTCTGCCCTCCATCAACCAAGGAAACGAGTTATAcgaataaaccatgatatatcatttcTTGATGTTTGTGACCTGAATTGTattataaaatttcttatatttataatttgtatggTTGAATCATTAATGCACATGGATCGAAAAGTGTTAGcctgctcatcttaaaagtgc encodes the following:
- the LOC135587598 gene encoding GATA transcription factor 27-like isoform X3, with translation MGKQGPCHHCGVTSTPLWRNGPPEKPVLCNACGSRWRTKGSLTNYVPLHAREVFDSDELKVPKIKSVPVKPKNEKLQKIQQGNHKLESECEMQYCDQNFHKIVEGDISNRSSSGSAISGSDSCLHFGTNDASDLTGSVQSNVCDSIAPSKKIFMTRPKLSVEKLTKDLYSILHEEQASNLSRSSEDDLLYESGTALGSFEIGYGGVLIKHPNSESVDEESEASSFPVDKSYIMNEGYSEIAQDSAKRVKISTEKLNILQDRVSSLSSADLNVIINFESFMKYLTHDEQQLLMKYLPSIDNVKPPESLKSMFTSPQFLETLSYFQQLLQEGTFDLSMSGADAEQRRTLNRLVSLNCTKFQWLDQYQKVKDAPSKKIKGGNGISSRQRLPGLSISASLKRHHDRQNQSCSEMKSTMRSPKRVCRSGCTNPPSRCFSRPNSSLITREAGDMGDFVDHEGACFSPRRIFASPPDRSSMQFIADSSEGDVLLDVPSGVSFPEAELLYDPWEQKTSQIGSPTMSGVEASVLPSSSFANK
- the LOC135587598 gene encoding GATA transcription factor 27-like isoform X2, coding for MGKQGPCHHCGVTSTPLWRNGPPEKPVLCNACGSRWRTKGSLTNYVPLHAREVFDSDELKVPKIKSVPVKPKNEKLQKIQQGNHKLESECEMQYCDQNFHKIVEGDISNRSSSGSAISGSVQSNVCDSIAPSKKIFMTRPKLSVEKLTKDLYSILHEEQASNLSRSSEDDLLYESGTALGSFEIGYGGVLIKHPNSESVDEESEASSFPVDKSYIMNEGYSGLSYFRVNIESKGTSLLNSGTDTMKSTTEIAQDSAKRVKISTEKLNILQDRVSSLSSADLNVIINFESFMKYLTHDEQQLLMKYLPSIDNVKPPESLKSMFTSPQFLETLSYFQQLLQEGTFDLSMSGADAEQRRTLNRLVSLNCTKFQWLDQYQKVKDAPSKKIKGGNGISSRQRLPGLSISASLKRHHDRQNQSCSEMKSTMRSPKRVCRSGCTNPPSRCFSRPNSSLITREAGDMGDFVDHEGACFSPRRIFASPPDRSSMQFIADSSEGDVLLDVPSGVSFPEAELLYDPWEQKTSQIGSPTMSGVEASVLPSSSFANK
- the LOC135587598 gene encoding GATA transcription factor 26-like isoform X1, coding for MGKQGPCHHCGVTSTPLWRNGPPEKPVLCNACGSRWRTKGSLTNYVPLHAREVFDSDELKVPKIKSVPVKPKNEKLQKIQQGNHKLESECEMQYCDQNFHKIVEGDISNRSSSGSAISGSDSCLHFGTNDASDLTGSVQSNVCDSIAPSKKIFMTRPKLSVEKLTKDLYSILHEEQASNLSRSSEDDLLYESGTALGSFEIGYGGVLIKHPNSESVDEESEASSFPVDKSYIMNEGYSGLSYFRVNIESKGTSLLNSGTDTMKSTTEIAQDSAKRVKISTEKLNILQDRVSSLSSADLNVIINFESFMKYLTHDEQQLLMKYLPSIDNVKPPESLKSMFTSPQFLETLSYFQQLLQEGTFDLSMSGADAEQRRTLNRLVSLNCTKFQWLDQYQKVKDAPSKKIKGGNGISSRQRLPGLSISASLKRHHDRQNQSCSEMKSTMRSPKRVCRSGCTNPPSRCFSRPNSSLITREAGDMGDFVDHEGACFSPRRIFASPPDRSSMQFIADSSEGDVLLDVPSGVSFPEAELLYDPWEQKTSQIGSPTMSGVEASVLPSSSFANK